The following are encoded in a window of Gavia stellata isolate bGavSte3 chromosome 17, bGavSte3.hap2, whole genome shotgun sequence genomic DNA:
- the LOC104253080 gene encoding tumor necrosis factor receptor superfamily member 10A, with product MMMMMPGTGAEDCRKGEYLHEGRCCVFCPAGTYVAQHCSAPHVRGRCVPCTEGEGYTAYENGLEGCLLCRQCKEDQITLRPCTLMHDTECQCKQGYFCPAEGCEICQRCSTMCPEGKEIVQNCSATMDLGCGLTDQGSTALVWIIVIILVVGGGLLLLFVIRKLKSDKAASTDKDAEKGLESESSTESCILLEVETPANNSANPEGENSDESQEGQAKTSINLEVKNTSPEENSVALPERGTILRGGWRRRMKRCWRRIAESSLLAKAGQNPAFHQNALSNVPGGRMPANGMVQEPKCHIVVKDLSQKELRDSFWAFINEVPPKKWKQLMRTHLQENDIVKIIYDFPNDIEEQSYQMLLTWKNTLGEKQSIIKLLDGLRCLDTKAYDNVLNTLKSNNIISKLEATD from the exons atgatgatgatgatgccTGGAACCGGAGCAGAGGACTGCAGGAAGGGAGAATACTTACATGAAGGTCGCTGCTGTGTATTTTGTCCAGCAG GTACTTATGTTGCTCAGCACTGCAGTGCTCCCCATGTGAGAGGAAGATGTGTCCCTTGCACCGAAGGAGAGGGTTATACTGCCTATGAGAACGGCTTGGAAGGATGCTTGTTGTGCAGACAGTGCAAAGAGG atcaGATAACTTTGAGACCCTGTACTCTGATGCATGATACTGAATGCCAATGCAAACAAGGGTATTTCTGTCCTGCGGAGGGCTGTGAAATATGTCAGAGATGCAGTACAAT GTGTCCggaagggaaagaaattgtGCAGAATTGCAGTGCTACTATGGACCTAGGGTGTGGCTTAACCGATCAAG gaaGCACAGCTCTTGTTTGGATTATTGTGATTATTTTGGTGGTTGGTGGTGGTTTGTTGCTGCTCTTTGTAATTAGAAAGCTGAAGAGTGATAAAG ctgcttcAACTGATAAAGATGCAGAGAAAGGTCTG GAGTCTGAGAGCAGTACTGAAAGCTGCATTTTACTAGAAGTGGAGACACCTGCAAATAACTCAGCTAACCCAGAGGGTGAGAACTCTGATGAGAGCCAAGAGGGCCAAGCAAAAACCAGCATTAACTTGGAAGTAAAAAACACATCACCAGAGGAAAACAGCGTTGCGCTTCCTGAGCGGGGCACCATCCTGCGTGGGGGCTGGAGGCGCCGCATGAAAAGGTGCTGGAGGAGGATTGCTGAGTCTTCGCTACTAGCAAAAGCTGGGCAGAATCCTGCTTTTCATCAGAATGCCCTGTCTAATGTACCAGGTGGTAGGATGCCAGCAAATGGTATG GTACAAGAACCAAAGTGTCATATAGTTGTTAAAGATCTCTCTCAAAAAG AACTGAGAGATAGCTTTTGGGCCTTTATAAATGAAGTACCACCGAAAAAATGGAAGCAGCTTATGAGAACTCATCTGCAGGAAAATGATattgttaaaattatttatgacTTTCCTAATGATATAGAAGAGCAATCTTATCAGATGCTTCTCACCTGGAAAAACACACTGGGAGAGAAACAATCTATTATTAAGTTACTGGATGGGTTAAGGTGTCTAGATACCAAGGCTTATGATAACGTATTGaacactttaaaaagtaataacaTTATAAGTAAATTAGAAGCTACAGATTAA